In Zingiber officinale cultivar Zhangliang chromosome 3B, Zo_v1.1, whole genome shotgun sequence, a single window of DNA contains:
- the LOC122056077 gene encoding receptor-like protein kinase isoform X2 — MISFYGSFGFSLGLKRGFYFSYAFSVLKGNVDTIMVLGLQPMLLLLLLAFFQLSNALNSDGKVLLALSGNLILPRLVNSTWNSSDPSPCGWAGIGCDRGGFVTSFELPELQISGSLGKEIGLLSHLRKLDLGVNDLSGLIPSELGNCTLLEYLDLSDNYLSGVIPQCLGINSSLVQVDFTNSGLVGNIPPNICFRNQLISMTLGNNKLNGTIPIGVGNCLSLQRLILSHNNLSGSIPEFFVASSLSYVDLSFNKLSGQIPQTVGNIVNLTDVNLSMNKLNGPIPRQIGNLANLERLNLSNNNLYGPLPFELSECRMLFSLDLGFNSFNGTIPASLGNLSSLSQLILQENQFSEGIPNFLAELNGLIELQFGGNKLGGSIQPSLGSLQNLKVALNLSDNGLVGQLPLELRNLNMLQSFDISFNNLTGGLMPLSDLSSLTYINISYNNFSGSLPRGLLKFVESSPSSFIGNPQLCISCQTEDSTCSNITILEQCSVPNNNSKGVSKIVIVIIALASGLLCALVLFLARFFFLRCKRKKDDVPSLHEDSSFLLKKVIEATEDFNQQYEIGRGAHGIVYKAVLDIGKIYAVKKIVFPHQKRSNQSMIREIQTLGKIRHRNLVKLEKFWFECGYGLILYEYMAKGSLHDVLHEIKPTPVLEWKVRYKIALGIAQGLDYLHNDCSPAIIHHDIKPKNILLDANMEPHISDFGIAKLDQDSTQSATIMGTLGYIAPETAYTTRRSKELDVYSYGVVLLELITRKMAIDPSFSENMDIVGWVTSSLDGSGKIEAVMDEDLTNEVTGSSEIKEVNKVLSLTMRCVAREASRRPSMRNVVRELLDI; from the exons ATGATTTCATTTTACGGTTCATTTGGATTTTCTCTGGGATTGAAGCGtggtttttatttctcttatgcCTTTTCTGTTCTAAAG GGAAACGTGGACACAATAATGGTTTTGGGTCTTCAACCTATGTTGCTGTTGCTGCTCTTGGCTTTTTTCCAACTAAGCAACGCTTTGAACTCAGATGGAAAGGTTTTATTGGCCCTTTCTGGCAATTTGATACTTCCTCGTTTAGTGAACTCCACCTGGAACTCATCAGACCCAAGTCCTTGTGGATGGGCAGGAATCGGTTGCGACAGAGGTGGATTCGTGACTTCATTTGAGCTTCCTGAGCTTCAAATTTCTGGTTCGTTGGGCAAAGAAATTGGATTGCTAAGTCATCTGAGGAAACTAGATCTTGGTGTCAACGATCTTTCTGGACTTATTCCCTCGGAACTAGGCAATTGCACCCTTCTTGAATACTTGGATCTCTCAGACAATTACCTTTCAG GGGTCATTCCTCAATGCTTGGGAATCAATAGCAGTTTGGTGCAAGTTGACTTTACAAATAGTGGTCTTGTTGGCAACATCCCTCCTAATATTTGTTTCAGAAATCAATTGATCTCTATGACATTGGGTAATAATAAGCTCAATGGGACAATACCTATAGGAGTTGGGAATTGTTTGAGTTTGCAGAGGTTGATTCTTAGTCACAATAATCTCAGTGGCTCAATTCCAGAATTTTTTGTGGCATCAAGTTTGTCATATGTTGATTTAAGTTTCAACAAACTCAGTGGACAAATTCCTCAAACCGTAGGAAACATTGTGAACCTCACTGATGTAAACTTGTCAATGAACAAGCTTAATGGACCAATACCTCGACAAATAGGAAACCTAGCCAACCTTGAACGTTTGAATTTGTCCAACAACAATTTATATGGTCCATTGCCTTTTGAATTATCAGAATGTCGCATGTTATTTTCGTTGGACTTGGGATTCAACTCTTTTAATGGAACAATACCGGCAAGCCTTGGAAACTTATCTAGTCTCTCTCAGTTGATATTGCAAGAGAATCAATTTAGTGAAGGAATTCCGAATTTCTTAGCTGAgttaaatggactgattgagctacAGTTTGGAGGAAACAAGTTGGGAGGCAGCATCCAACCATCATTGGGTTCATTGCAAAACTTGAAAGTAGCTTTAAACCTCAGTGATAATGGATTAGTTGGACAACTTCCACTTGAATTGAGGAATTTGAATATGCTACAAAGCTTTGATATTTCTTTTAACAATCTAACCGGAGGTTTGATGCCCTTGAGTGATCTTAGTTCATTAACATACATCAATATTTCATACAACAACTTTAGCGGTTCACTACCGAGAGGCTTGCTTAAGTTTGTAGAATCATCGCCAAGCTCATTTATAGGAAATCCTCAACTTTGCATCTCTTGTCAAACAGAAGATTCTACTTGCTCAAACATCACCATATTAGAACAATGCAGCGTGCCAAATAATAATTCCAAAGGTGTATCTAAGATCGTGATTGTAATCATAGCTCTTGCTTCTGGTTTGCTCTGTGCTCTAGTCCTTTTCCTTGCGAGATTTTTCTTTCTCAGGTGTAAAAGAAAGAAAGATGATGTTCCATCCTTGCATGAAGATTCTTCTTTCCTACTAAAGAAAGTAATTGAAGCCACTGAGGATTTCAATCAGCAATATGAAATCGGTAGAGGAGCTCATGGGATAGTTTACAAGGCAGTCCTCGATATAGGAAAAATATATGCCGTAAAGAAGATTGTTTTTCCACATCAGAAACGATCAAATCAGAGCATGATAAGAGAAATCCAAACCCTTGGGAAAATCAGGCATAGAAATTTAGTGAAATTGGAGAAATTTTGGTTTGAATGTGGATATGGACTTATATTGTATGAGTATATGGCAAAGGGCAGCCTCCATGATGTTCTTCATGAGATTAAGCCTACACCAGTCCTAGAGTGGAAGGTGAGGTACAAGATAGCTCTTGGCATTGCCCAAGGGCTAGATTATCTTCACAACGACTGCAGCCCTGCTATCATACACCACGACATAAAACCTAAAAACATATTGCTGGATGCCAATATGGAGCCACATATCTCGGATTTTGGGATTGCTAAGCTTGATCAGGATTCTACTCAGTCAGCTACTATTATGGGCACCCTTGGCTATATTGCACCAG AGACTGCCTACACGACCAGAAGGAGCAAGGAGTTGGATGTGTACAGTTATGGAGTCGTCTTACTTGAACTCATAACAAGAAAGATGGCCATCGACCCTTCGTTCTCGGAAAATATGGACATAGTAGGATGGGTGACTTCCTCCTTGGATGGCAGTGGTAAAATAGAAGCTGTCATGGATGAAGACCTCACGAATGAAGTTACAGGTAGTTCAGAGATCAAAGAAGTGAACAAGGTTCTTTCATTGACCATGAGATGTGTAGCAAGGGAGGCAAGCAGGCGGCCTTCAATGCGGAATGTTGTCAGGGAACTACTAGATATCTAG
- the LOC122056078 gene encoding receptor-like protein kinase, translated as MAFCLQSLLLLLLVFFQLSNALNSDGEALLALSNSLILPQSVNSTWNSSDPSPCGWAGISCNRGGFVISFELPELQISGSLGKEIGLLNHLMKLDLGVNNLSGLIPSELGNCSLLEYLDLSNNFISGEIPMTLEKLKKLAYLSLYNNLLSGQIPSLLFHKMSLETIYLNENNLNGSIPSFDENACRVKFLWLSQNNLSGSLPASISNCTELEELYLYANQLTGPIPWTINNLTEVDVSENDLLGNIPFNSKTCKLESLVMSFNRFNGELPATLGNCSNLKNLAIVDNHLSGRIPSTLGLLTKLEILYLSINSLSGSIPSEIGQCQSLISLQLYDNQLEGNVPRELGNLKNLESLLLFSNNLTGELPIEIWRILNLTTILIYDNNFSGQLPMEMCQLKSLSNISIYDNQFTGVIPQCLGINSSLVQVDFTNSGLVGNIPPNICFRNQLISMTLGYNMLNGTIPSGVGNCSSLQRLILSNNNLSGSIPDFFVTSSLLYVDLSFNKLNGQIPQSVGNCVNLTMINLSMNMIDGLIPQQMGNLANLQLLNLSSNNLYGPLPFELSECRRLYVLDLGFNSFNGTIPASFGNLSSLSQLILQENQFSGGIPDFLYELNELIELQFGGNKLGGSIPQSFGSLQNLKVALNLSDNELVGQLPLELKNLNMLQSFDISFNNLTGSLIPVSDLSSLTYINISFNDFNGSLPRGLFKLVESLPSSFIGNPQLCISCQIGDSTCTNITILEPCNVPNNNSKGLSKMKIVIISLASVLLCALVLFLVGFFFLGCKRKKVGVPSLQEGSSFLLNQVIEATEDFNQQYEIGRGAHGIVYKATLDIGKIYAVKKIVFPHQKESITSMIREIQTIGKIRHRNLVKLENFWLKDEFGLILYEYMVNGSLHDVLHEIKPAPVLEWKVRYKIAIGIGHGLDYLHNHCNPAIIHRDIKPKNILLDAEMEPHISDFGIAKLDQHSIQSTAIMGTLGYISPETAYTTKRSKESDVYSYGVVLLELITRKMAIDPSFSENMDIVRWVTSSLNGSSKIEAVMDEDLVNEVTGTSEIEEVNKVVSLAMRCVAREARMRPSMQNAVRELQDIKSRFADAQKQKKPEPTTSI; from the exons ATGGCTTTCTGTCTTCAGTCTCTGTTGTTGTTGCTCTTGGTTTTCTTTCAGCTAAGCAACGCTTTGAACTCTGATGGAGAGGCTCTGTTGGCCCTTTCCAACAGTTTGATACTTCCTCAGTCAGTGAACTCTACTTGGAATTCATCAGACCCAAGTCCCTGTGGATGGGCAGGAATCAGTTGCAACAGAGGTGGATTCGTGATTTCATTTGAGCTTCCCGAGCTTCAAATTTCTGGTTCACTGGGCAAAGAAATTGGGTTGCTAAATCATCTGATGAAACTAGATCTTGGTGTCAACAATCTTTCTGGACTTATTCCCTCAGAACTAGGCAATTGCTCCCTTCTTGAATATTTGGATCTCTCAAACAACTTTATTTCAGGTGAGATTCCAATGACccttgagaaactcaagaagttGGCATACCTTTCACTTTACAATAATTTGCTGAGTGGACAAATACCAAGTCTTTTGTTCCACAAAATGTCTCTTGAGACTATTTACCTTAATGAAAACAACCTCAACGGCTCAATTCCTTCCTTTGATGAAAATGCATGCAGGGTTAAATTTCTATGGCTTAGTCAAAATAATCTTTCTGGTTCATTACCTGCTTCAATTAGTAATTGCACTGAGTTAGAGGAGCTCTATCTATATGCGAACCAGTTGACCGGACCTATTCCTTGGACCATAAATAACCTCACAGAAGTAGATGTCAGTGAAAATGATCTACTGGGGAACATCCCTTTCAACTCAAAAACATGCAAGTTGGAGAGTCTAGTTATGTCCTTCAACCGATTTAACGGTGAACTTCCTGCGACATTGGGTAATTGCAGTAACTTAAAGAACCTTGCTATTGTTGACAATCACTTGTCAGGGAGAATACCATCAACACTTGGTTTGTTGACAAAGCTTGAGATTCTTTATCTATCTATTAACTCTTTGTCAGGGTCAATTCCCTCTGAGATAGGCCAATGTCAATCATTGATTTCATTGCAGTTGTATGATAATCAACTAGAAGGGAATGTTCCAAGAGAATTGGGTAATTTGAAAAATCTAGAAAGTCTTTTACTTTTTAGTAATAATTTGACCGGAGAGCTTCCGATTGAAATTTGGAGAATCCTAAACTTGACAACTATACTTATCTATGACAACAACTTCTCTGGGCAACTACCTATGGAGATGTGTCAGTTAAAAAGTTTGAGTAACATTTCTATCTATGACAATCAATTCACAGGGGTCATTCCTCAATGCTTGGGAATCAACAGTAGTTTGGTGCAAGTTGACTTTACAAATAGTGGTCTTGTTGGCAACATCCCTCCTAATATTTGTTTCAGAAATCAATTGATCTCTATGACATTGGGCTATAATATGCTTAATGGGACAATACCTTCGGGAGTTGGAAATTGCTCAAGTTTGCAGAGGTTAATTCTTAGTAACAACAACCTTAGTGGCTCAATTCCAGATTTTTTTGTGACATCAAGTTTATTGTATGTTGATTTAAGTTTCAACAAACTCAATGGACAAATTCCTCAAAGTGTAGGAAACTGTGTGAATCTGACCATGATTAACTTGTCAATGAATATGATTGATGGATTGATACCTCAACAAATGGGAAACCTAGCCAACCTTCAACTTCTCAATCTATCCAGCAACAATTTGTATGGTCCATTGCCTTTTGAATTATCAGAATGTCGTAGGTTATATGTGTTAGACTTGGGATTCAACTCTTTCAATGGAACAATACCAGCAAGCTTTGGAAACTTATCTAGTCTATCTCAGTTAATACTGCAAGAGAATCAATTTAGCGGAGGAATTCCGGATTTCTTATATGAGTTAAATGAACTGATTGAGCTACAATTTGGAGGAAACAAGTTGGGAGGCAGCATTCCGCAATCATTTGGTTCATTGCAAAACTTGAAAGTGGCCTTAAACCTCAGTGATAATGAACTAGTAGGACAACTTCCACTGGAGCTGAAGAATTTGAATATGCTACAGAGCTTTGATATTTCTTTTAACAATCTAACAGGAAGTTTGATACCCGTAAGTGATCTCAGTTCATTAACATACATCAATATTTCATTCAATGACTTTAATGGTTCATTGCCGAGAGGTTTGTTTAAGCTTGTAGAATCATTACCAAGCTCGTTTATAGGAAATCCTCAACTTTGCATCTCATGTCAGATAGGAGATTCTACATGCACAAACATCACTATATTAGAACCATGCAACGTGCCAAATAATAATTCCAAAGGTTTGTCCAAGATGAAGATTGTAATCATATCTCTTGCTTCAGTTTTGCTATGTGCTCTAGTGCTTTTCCTTGTGGGATTTTTCTTTCTCGGGTGCAAAAGAAAGAAAGTTGGCGTTCCATCCTTGCAAGAAGGTTCTTCTTTCCTACTAAACCAAGTGATTGAAGCCACTGAGGATTTCAATCAGCAATATGAAATCGGTAGAGGAGCTCATGGGATAGTTTACAAGGCAACCCTCGATATAGGAAAAATATATGCCGTAAAGAAGATTGTTTTCCCACATCAGAAAGAATCAATTACAAGCATGATAAGGGAAATCCAAACTATTGGAAAAATCCGGCATAGAAATTTAGTGAAATTGGAGAATTTTTGGTTGAAAGATGAATTTGGACTTATATTGTATGAGTATATGGTAAATGGTAGCCTCCATGATGTTCTTCATGAAATTAAGCCGGCACCCGTTCTGGAGTGGAAGGTGAGGTACAAGATAGCCATTGGCATTGGTCATGGGCTAGATTATCTTCACAACCACTGCAACCCTGCGATTATCCACCGTGACATAAAGCCTAAAAACATATTGCTGGATGCTGAAATGGAGCCACATATCTCAGATTTTGGGATCGCTAAGCTTGATCAACATTCTATTCAGTCAACTGCTATTATGGGCACCCTTGGTTATATTTCACCAG AGACCGCCTACACGACCAAAAGGAGCAAGGAGTCGGATGTGTACAGTTATGGAGTCGTCTTACTCGAACTCATAACCAGAAAGATGGCCATCGACCCTTCGTTCTCAGAAAATATGGACATAGTAAGATGGGTGACTTCCTCCTTGAACGGCagtagtaaaatagaagctgtcaTGGATGAAGATCTTGTGAACGAAGTCACAGGTACTTCGGAGATTGAAGAAGTGAACAAGGTTGTTTCCTTAGCCATGAGATGTGTAGCAAGGGAGGCAAGAATGCGGCCTTCAATGCAGAATGCTGTCAGAGAGCTGCAAGATATCAAGTCTAGATTTGCTGATGCTCAGAAACAGAAGAAACCTGAACCTACAACTAGTATATAA
- the LOC122056077 gene encoding receptor-like protein kinase isoform X1 translates to MISFYGSFGFSLGLKRGFYFSYAFSVLKGNVDTIMVLGLQPMLLLLLLAFFQLSNALNSDGKVLLALSGNLILPRLVNSTWNSSDPSPCGWAGIGCDRGGFVTSFELPELQISGSLGKEIGLLSHLRKLDLGVNDLSGLIPSELGNCTLLEYLDLSDNYLSGEIPETLQNLKKLSYLSLFTNLLSSNIPSLLFRSPSLETIYLSDNNLNGSVPSFDENTCKVKFLKLNENNLSGILPTSIGNCSKLEELYLNKNQLTGLIPRTINDLIAVDVSENDLVGNIPFTSKTCKLENLVMSFNQFDGEIPTALGNCSNLKNLAIVHNHLSGRIPSTLGLLTKLEILYLSINSLSGSIPSEIGQCQSLISLQLYKNQLEGIVPRELGNLKNLESLLLFSNNLTGELPIEIWRILNLTTVLIYDNNFSGQLPVEMCQLKSLSNISIYDNQFTGVIPQCLGINSSLVQVDFTNSGLVGNIPPNICFRNQLISMTLGNNKLNGTIPIGVGNCLSLQRLILSHNNLSGSIPEFFVASSLSYVDLSFNKLSGQIPQTVGNIVNLTDVNLSMNKLNGPIPRQIGNLANLERLNLSNNNLYGPLPFELSECRMLFSLDLGFNSFNGTIPASLGNLSSLSQLILQENQFSEGIPNFLAELNGLIELQFGGNKLGGSIQPSLGSLQNLKVALNLSDNGLVGQLPLELRNLNMLQSFDISFNNLTGGLMPLSDLSSLTYINISYNNFSGSLPRGLLKFVESSPSSFIGNPQLCISCQTEDSTCSNITILEQCSVPNNNSKGVSKIVIVIIALASGLLCALVLFLARFFFLRCKRKKDDVPSLHEDSSFLLKKVIEATEDFNQQYEIGRGAHGIVYKAVLDIGKIYAVKKIVFPHQKRSNQSMIREIQTLGKIRHRNLVKLEKFWFECGYGLILYEYMAKGSLHDVLHEIKPTPVLEWKVRYKIALGIAQGLDYLHNDCSPAIIHHDIKPKNILLDANMEPHISDFGIAKLDQDSTQSATIMGTLGYIAPETAYTTRRSKELDVYSYGVVLLELITRKMAIDPSFSENMDIVGWVTSSLDGSGKIEAVMDEDLTNEVTGSSEIKEVNKVLSLTMRCVAREASRRPSMRNVVRELLDI, encoded by the exons ATGATTTCATTTTACGGTTCATTTGGATTTTCTCTGGGATTGAAGCGtggtttttatttctcttatgcCTTTTCTGTTCTAAAG GGAAACGTGGACACAATAATGGTTTTGGGTCTTCAACCTATGTTGCTGTTGCTGCTCTTGGCTTTTTTCCAACTAAGCAACGCTTTGAACTCAGATGGAAAGGTTTTATTGGCCCTTTCTGGCAATTTGATACTTCCTCGTTTAGTGAACTCCACCTGGAACTCATCAGACCCAAGTCCTTGTGGATGGGCAGGAATCGGTTGCGACAGAGGTGGATTCGTGACTTCATTTGAGCTTCCTGAGCTTCAAATTTCTGGTTCGTTGGGCAAAGAAATTGGATTGCTAAGTCATCTGAGGAAACTAGATCTTGGTGTCAACGATCTTTCTGGACTTATTCCCTCGGAACTAGGCAATTGCACCCTTCTTGAATACTTGGATCTCTCAGACAATTACCTTTCAGGTGAGATACCAGAGACCCTTCAGAACCTCAAGAAGTTGTCATACCTTTCACTTTTCACTAATTTGTTGAGTAGCAATATACCAAGTCTTTTGTTCCGCAGTCCCTCCCTTGAAACTATCTATCTTTCTGACAACAACCTCAATGGCTCAGTTCCTTCCTTTGATGAAAATACATGCAAGGTTAAATTTTTAAAGCTCAATGAAAATAATCTTTCTGGTATTTTGCCAACTTCAATTGGTAATTGCAGTAAGTTAGAGGAGCTCTATCTAAATAAGAACCAGTTAACAGGACTTATTCCCAGGACCATAAATGACCTCATAGCAGTAGATGTTAGTGAAAATGATCTAGTGGGGAACATCCCTTTCACCTCAAAAACATGCAAGTTAGAGAACTTAGTTATGTCCTTCAATCAATTTGACGGTGAGATTCCTACAGCATTGGGTAATTGTAGCAATTTGAAGAACCTTGCTATTGTTCACAATCACTTGTCAGGGAGAATACCATCAACACTTGGTTTGTTGACAAAGCTTGAGATTCTTTATCTATCTATTAACTCTTTGTCAGGGTCAATTCCCTCTGAGATAGGCCAATGTCAATCATTGATTTCATTGCAGTTGTATAAGAATCAATTAGAAGGGATTGTTCCTAGAGAATTGGGTAATTTGAAAAATCTAGAAAGTCTTTTACTTTTTAGTAATAATTTGACTGGAGAGCTTCCGATTGAAATTTGGAGAATCCTAAACTTGACAACTGTACTTATCTATGACAACAACTTCTCTGGGCAACTACCTGTGGAGATGTGTCAGTTAAAAAGTTTGAGTAACATTTCTATCTATGACAATCAATTCACAGGGGTCATTCCTCAATGCTTGGGAATCAATAGCAGTTTGGTGCAAGTTGACTTTACAAATAGTGGTCTTGTTGGCAACATCCCTCCTAATATTTGTTTCAGAAATCAATTGATCTCTATGACATTGGGTAATAATAAGCTCAATGGGACAATACCTATAGGAGTTGGGAATTGTTTGAGTTTGCAGAGGTTGATTCTTAGTCACAATAATCTCAGTGGCTCAATTCCAGAATTTTTTGTGGCATCAAGTTTGTCATATGTTGATTTAAGTTTCAACAAACTCAGTGGACAAATTCCTCAAACCGTAGGAAACATTGTGAACCTCACTGATGTAAACTTGTCAATGAACAAGCTTAATGGACCAATACCTCGACAAATAGGAAACCTAGCCAACCTTGAACGTTTGAATTTGTCCAACAACAATTTATATGGTCCATTGCCTTTTGAATTATCAGAATGTCGCATGTTATTTTCGTTGGACTTGGGATTCAACTCTTTTAATGGAACAATACCGGCAAGCCTTGGAAACTTATCTAGTCTCTCTCAGTTGATATTGCAAGAGAATCAATTTAGTGAAGGAATTCCGAATTTCTTAGCTGAgttaaatggactgattgagctacAGTTTGGAGGAAACAAGTTGGGAGGCAGCATCCAACCATCATTGGGTTCATTGCAAAACTTGAAAGTAGCTTTAAACCTCAGTGATAATGGATTAGTTGGACAACTTCCACTTGAATTGAGGAATTTGAATATGCTACAAAGCTTTGATATTTCTTTTAACAATCTAACCGGAGGTTTGATGCCCTTGAGTGATCTTAGTTCATTAACATACATCAATATTTCATACAACAACTTTAGCGGTTCACTACCGAGAGGCTTGCTTAAGTTTGTAGAATCATCGCCAAGCTCATTTATAGGAAATCCTCAACTTTGCATCTCTTGTCAAACAGAAGATTCTACTTGCTCAAACATCACCATATTAGAACAATGCAGCGTGCCAAATAATAATTCCAAAGGTGTATCTAAGATCGTGATTGTAATCATAGCTCTTGCTTCTGGTTTGCTCTGTGCTCTAGTCCTTTTCCTTGCGAGATTTTTCTTTCTCAGGTGTAAAAGAAAGAAAGATGATGTTCCATCCTTGCATGAAGATTCTTCTTTCCTACTAAAGAAAGTAATTGAAGCCACTGAGGATTTCAATCAGCAATATGAAATCGGTAGAGGAGCTCATGGGATAGTTTACAAGGCAGTCCTCGATATAGGAAAAATATATGCCGTAAAGAAGATTGTTTTTCCACATCAGAAACGATCAAATCAGAGCATGATAAGAGAAATCCAAACCCTTGGGAAAATCAGGCATAGAAATTTAGTGAAATTGGAGAAATTTTGGTTTGAATGTGGATATGGACTTATATTGTATGAGTATATGGCAAAGGGCAGCCTCCATGATGTTCTTCATGAGATTAAGCCTACACCAGTCCTAGAGTGGAAGGTGAGGTACAAGATAGCTCTTGGCATTGCCCAAGGGCTAGATTATCTTCACAACGACTGCAGCCCTGCTATCATACACCACGACATAAAACCTAAAAACATATTGCTGGATGCCAATATGGAGCCACATATCTCGGATTTTGGGATTGCTAAGCTTGATCAGGATTCTACTCAGTCAGCTACTATTATGGGCACCCTTGGCTATATTGCACCAG AGACTGCCTACACGACCAGAAGGAGCAAGGAGTTGGATGTGTACAGTTATGGAGTCGTCTTACTTGAACTCATAACAAGAAAGATGGCCATCGACCCTTCGTTCTCGGAAAATATGGACATAGTAGGATGGGTGACTTCCTCCTTGGATGGCAGTGGTAAAATAGAAGCTGTCATGGATGAAGACCTCACGAATGAAGTTACAGGTAGTTCAGAGATCAAAGAAGTGAACAAGGTTCTTTCATTGACCATGAGATGTGTAGCAAGGGAGGCAAGCAGGCGGCCTTCAATGCGGAATGTTGTCAGGGAACTACTAGATATCTAG